A region of the Pseudorasbora parva isolate DD20220531a chromosome 18, ASM2467924v1, whole genome shotgun sequence genome:
agatggagaatcgcagagattagttgagtcttggggtcagaaagccaaaaaaataaataaaaatcaaacaacaactacatcaccacatgttgtttgggagggattcaagaaaaatcctcctcgctcatctataaacaaactccagcacattcagttgtcagacacgactggaaagtcaaaagggacctggttctgtggtcagatgaaactataaaatagctttttggcagcaaatctaccagatgggtttggtgcaaacatgaataaaaagtaccccatgtcCACGGCTAAATGGGATCCAccactggatctttaatgttgtggccCTATTTTTATtactggaggtcctggacatcttgttcagatacatggtatcatggattctagcgaataccaaaagataaaaaatcaaaacctgacggattctgctagaaatcttataatgggacTGTGGTTGGATCTCCCATTAGGACAACcatccaaaaacaaaacatcaaaatcaacacacagatgtgccactgagcacaaaatgaagctccTGCCATGACCATTCCAgtttcctgacctgaaccctatagaagatgtgtggctgaactgaagagaagaagcaccaacatggatctgggaatctgaaggatctggagaggttCTGTATGAAGGAACGGTCTCTGACCTCtattcaggtgttctccaaactcatcacgcattatagaagaagactcagagctgttatcttgggaaaaggaggttgcaaaaagttTTTAATAAAAGAGTACCAACAATTGTGACaaacgtgttttggagaaaagcatttatttcataatgtgaattaccccccattttcaattcttttactttaatgaaagggttagatttttgtgattttttaaataaaagatcaaaaggataaacaattcagatttatttttaacagccatatttgatcatatttaccaggggtaccaaTAATTTTGACCACGACTGTATATAAAGCAGCAGTGGATTCCAGAATCCAAGCTTTCACCCTTCAAGCTTTTTTCACTttaacaacattttttcaaGTGTTAAGTCTATGAGACAAAATGACAACATGTATGTCTGTGCTCCAAATCTTTCAAGATTTATGACAGTTTAAGTTGGAAATTTCATTTTCAGATCAAAAAGTGGTTAAAAGGCAATACATCGATCATAACTATTCcataaatataatatagtaCCATAAAAtcccataaaaataaaaaatattaaattacaaacTTGATACAGTACagttcttttattttattaaaaccaGAGGGTTAATAGTTGTACTTgcagttttagttaacaatgaTAACAATAATTTTAGTAAATCTAAAATCAACAATTTAATgcccatttcattttttttttttttatctcaaaattggatgtctaaatatctaaatgtaTTTTCCTATGTCCAGCTGCACATCATCCAGGATTAGCATATTTAGTTTTTCTGACAGACTATTTTTGAATTCCAGGTGTTCGGCCTTGGCTGTGTTGCACAAGTGGTAACAGGAAATGGGTTTTTCGGAGAGTACCTCAGCATAAATATAGGCTTTGGACTGAGTGTGGCTATGGGTGTGCACATTGGTGGAAAAGTGTCAGGTGAGAACCTCTTGACCCCAAACAGGTCAGAGCCTTCCTAAATCACCGTTTTCCATAGTGATGAAAATTAATAATGCAATGTGCTTTACTCTATCACATAGGAGCTCATATGAATGCAGCTGTTTCATTCACAATGTGCGTGTTGGGCCGTTTGCGCTGGAAGATGCTGCCTCTGTATGTTTTTGCCCAATTTCTGGGTTCCTTCCTTGCTGCTGGAACCATTTTTTCACTTTATTACGGTGAGCAAATACTCGTCTGCTTAGAAggagttatttttgttcttagtGTTGGAGGTAAAATGAATTGCCACAAGGTTCCTTCGCTCACATCTGTACTGTGCTTTATAGATGCTATACATCATTACTGTGGGGGTAATTTCACCGTGTCTGGCCCCAAAGCAACAGCTGGCATCTTTGCCACGTATCCGGCACCTTACATCTCAATCTACACTGGATTTTTCGACCAGGTATTTCAAAATGAATAATGTGGAAAAATATTGCTCAAATGTACCCATTAGATACTTTTAgaggaagatattttaaattctCTGAATCAGGTTCTGGGCACCGCCATGCTGTTGCTGTGTCTGATGGCTCTGGCAGACCAGAGAAACCAGCCGGTTGTGGCTGGAGGTGAGCCTGTGGGTGTTGGGCTGGTGGTGCTGCTCATTGGTGTCTCTCTGGGGAGCAACAGCGGCTATGCCATCAATCCCACACGAGACCTGGGGCCAAGAGTCTTCACACTGATGGCAGGTTGGGGCATGGAGGTTTTCAGGTGAATAAATATAAACATCAAGCTAAAACACTCTGATTACAATACCTCCGGTGTTTTCAGCCACAACATCCCTGAATTCTTGATATGCAAGACTTGAAACCACCCATCATGTTTTGAATTTTTCTCAAGATAGTCACAGTATCTTTTTTAATTACTCTCTTTTAGTTccttttataactgttttataaGAATTAAAATTACCATAGTGTATGAAatttgctatataaataaacttgcaatGCCATGACTTACTTAGCCACGAAAAGGACAATGGGAGGGAAAAAATATTAGATACCATAAGTTTTGAGTTCTCACAAAGTTTGAATGCTCACAAAGAACTCGAACGTTTTCCAATGCAACGGTTTTTGGGGGAACGCAAATATTTTGCGTTTTCTTCAACCTGCAcaagaattttttatttttttatttctaaatttgtTGCATGATTTACTATCACTCTAAAAATGTAAAACcatgtatttaaaaatacatatttaaaaataatttaatcaattaaattacatgaaaaaatcaaattatttaaattatgtaGGCATAATTAATATTACGttattatttaacattaatGATTAAGGACGGCAACAACCATTGTGATTTTGCTCAAAAGTTGACAATAGGAAAAACACAATTATCAGACcaacaaattatatttttagtatgcctgtaaaaatattaaactatgtAATATTAAGTTAAGAATTTGATATGATAATATAAATAcgtttttaaataattcaattacatgaaaatataaaataatatttacatttaaatttacttaaaataaacaatgcaaaaaatattacatggtttattatttaatttgaaagtGTAATAGTAACATTACAGCATAATTTGATTACATTTAATCAATTTTTTGccttaaatgttttttcagGGCAGGCAATGGATGGTGGTGGGTACCTTTGGTGGCCCCGTTTATTGGTGGAGTGACTGGGGCTTTAATCTACAAAGCATTTGTAGAGCTACACCACCCTGATCTTAAGAGCACTAA
Encoded here:
- the aqp7 gene encoding aquaporin-7, with the translated sequence MKQEVNIMEERFQGHMATMVSMLKIKNECIRVFLAETLCTFIMMVFGLGCVAQVVTGNGFFGEYLSINIGFGLSVAMGVHIGGKVSGAHMNAAVSFTMCVLGRLRWKMLPLYVFAQFLGSFLAAGTIFSLYYDAIHHYCGGNFTVSGPKATAGIFATYPAPYISIYTGFFDQVLGTAMLLLCLMALADQRNQPVVAGGEPVGVGLVVLLIGVSLGSNSGYAINPTRDLGPRVFTLMAGWGMEVFRAGNGWWWVPLVAPFIGGVTGALIYKAFVELHHPDLKSTKTQSTEDPECVPLDKCKNGSTEISV